The following DNA comes from Burkholderia sp. HI2500.
CAGTATTACGTGCTGCCGTTCCTGCGGCCGCTGTTCTCCGACGCGGTGCTGGAGCCGATCCGGCTGCACGTCGACGCGAAGCGCTGCCTGTGCCGCACGGACGCCGGCTACTTCGAGAGCCTGTCGCCTGACTCGGTGCGCAGCCTCGCGCTGCAGGGCGGCATCTTCAATGAAGAGGAGGCGGCGGCGTTCCTGCAGCGCCCGTTCGCGCAGGACGCGCTGCGTCTGCGCCGCTGGGACGATACGGCGAAGGAGGAAGGCAAGGCGACGCCGGATCTCGATCACTATATGGAGATCGTCGCGCGCCAGGTGCGCGCGGCCTGACGGTTGGGCTGCTTCCATATAAGGCCCCGCACGCGGCAGCGTGCGGGGCCTTATATTTTTTGAGAAACCCCTTGCGCAGATCGAAGAGGCTGCCTACAATCACGCCTCTTTCGCGCTAACGGAAACGCAGCGCGGGAGAAGGGAAGCAAGGTGGGCGGTGTGCTGAAGTCTGGAGCGCGCAGCTGGCCTGGAAGTTGAACCCCGCAGTCGCAACGATGTAGTGTAAAAAGTTGTTGACGAACTGCGAAACACGGTTCATAATCTCGCTTCTCTGCTGCTGAAAACGCAGCGCTGCTGGGAAACACGAAGTTCCTCGCAGAATGCTCTTTAAAAATTAACAGCCGATAAGTGTGGGCGCTTGATGAAAGCGGGCTGATCCTCGGATCAGATAGCGAAAGTATCAAGAGTCTCACACTAAAGTAAGTCAGGTTTATGAAGCAATTCATATTCCTGTCAGCTTTGAGTGAGCGACCGGTTCTTAACCGAACCGAAAACAGTAACAGGTTTAAACTGAAGAGTTTGATCCTGGCTCAGATTGAACGCTGGCGGCATGCCTTACACATGCAAGTCGAACGGCAGCACGGGTGCTTGCACCTGGTGGCGAGTGGCGA
Coding sequences within:
- a CDS encoding phosphonate degradation HD-domain oxygenase — its product is MALTVEEIHGLYREHGHVAYSGEPVTQLEHALQSGLLAEEAGADEALVAAAFLHDLGHLLNRQGETPSARGIDDLHQYYVLPFLRPLFSDAVLEPIRLHVDAKRCLCRTDAGYFESLSPDSVRSLALQGGIFNEEEAAAFLQRPFAQDALRLRRWDDTAKEEGKATPDLDHYMEIVARQVRAA